A region from the Aegilops tauschii subsp. strangulata cultivar AL8/78 chromosome 5, Aet v6.0, whole genome shotgun sequence genome encodes:
- the LOC109736155 gene encoding mitogen-activated protein kinase kinase 3 isoform X3, whose translation MAGLEELKRRLQPIFFDADGNVVPPPAADGTSDDSSSDDCEVLDGGTVNLLSRSSDEYNISKLGFHKRTTRPDGDYATDKAYRCSCHDMHIFDSVGNGASSVVHRAIYVPVHRVLALKKINIFDKEKRQQILNEIRTLSAASCYPGLVEFQGVFYTPDSGEIYFALEYMDGGSLADIIRVKKFITEPVLSHMLQKVLLALRYLHEVRRLVHRDIKPANLLLNLKGDTKITDFGVSSGLHDSVTMCATFLGSVTYMSPERIRNENYSYAADIWSLGLTALECATGRYPYDVNGGEADLMLQILEDPSPTPPQHMHSEEFCSFIDACLQKDADARPTCDQMLAVHYYLIFDGGDDQWRHMKSFYGQDSTFSFSGETHVGKSDIFDTLSRIREMLKGNSRCEKIGRVMEKVYCRAHGEEGMSVRVSGSFIMGNEFLVCADGFCAEGMLSIVELSPDILSKQAGHFQEDFFMEPGTAMGCYVISRQELHIGVS comes from the exons ATGGCTGGACTGGAGGAGCtgaagcggaggctgcagcccaTCTTCTTCGACGCCGATGGCAATGTTgtgccgccccccgccgccgacGGGACGTCCGACGACTCCAGCTCTGACGACTGCGAG GTTTTGGATGGTGGAACTGTCAATTTATTGAGTAGGTCCTCTGATGAATATAACATCAGTAAGCTTGGCTTCCATAAACGAACAACCAGACCAGATGGGGACTATGCTACAGATAAGGCATATCGATGTTCTTGTCATGATATGCATATTTTTGATTCTGTTGGTAACGGTGCAAGCAGCGTTGTCCATAGAGCTATTTATGTACCAGTCCATCGAGTTTTGGCACTCAAGAAAATCAACATTTTTGACAAG GAAAAGAGACAACAAATTCTTAATGAGATTAGAACGTTATCAGCAGCATCTTGTTATCCAGGTTTAGTTGAATTCCAAGGAGTTTTTTATACCCCGGACTCTGGAGAAATATACTTTGCTCTTGAGTATATGGATGGTGGTTCATTAGCAGATATTATCAGGGTCAAGAAATTCATAACAGAACCAGTTCTTTCACATATGCTACAGAAAGTGTTGCTA GCTCTGCGCTACTTGCATGAAGTGAGGCGTTTAGTTCACAGAGATATAAAGCCAGCAAATTTGCTGCTAAATCTAAAGGGTGATACGAAAATTACAGACTTTGGTGTATCTTCTGGATTGCATGATTCAGTTACCATG TGTGCTACCTTCCTGGGCAGTGTCACATATATGTCTCCTGAGAGAATTCGGAACGAAAATTACTCATATGCTGCTGATATCTGGAGCCTTGGACTAACAGCATTGGAGTGTGCAACTGGAAGATACCCATATGATGTAAATGGGGGCGAGGCCGACCTCATGCTGCAG ATATTGGAAGATCCATCGCCAACACCACCGCAACATATGCATTCAGAAGAGTTTTGCTCGTTCATCGATGCTTGCTTGCAGAAAGATGCTGATGCAAGACCAACATGTGATCAG ATGCTTGCTGTACATTACTACCTGATCTTTGACGGTGGTGATGACCAATGGCGTCACATGAAGTCATTCTATGGACAAGATTCTACTTTCAG TTTCTCAGGGGAAACACATGTCGGTAAGAGCGACATATTCGATACTTTGTCAAGAATAAGGGAAATGCTAAAAGGTAACAGCCGTTGCGAAAAGATTGGCCGTGTGATGGAGAAGGTTTACTGCCGTGCACATGGGGAAGAAGGGATGAGTGTTCGAGTTTCTGGATCATTCATTATGGGGAACGAGTTCCTCGTGTGCGCAGATGGGTTTTGTGCTGAAGGGATGCTAAGCATCGTCGAACTCTCTCCCGACATTCTCAGCAAGCAGGCAGGCCATTTCCAGGAAGATTTTTTCATGGAGCCAGGGACTGCCATGGGATGCTATGTGATATCAAGGCAAGAATTGCACATTGGCGTATCATGA
- the LOC109736155 gene encoding mitogen-activated protein kinase kinase 3 isoform X4 translates to MAGLEELKRRLQPIFFDADGNVVPPPAADGTSDDSSSDDCEVLDGGTVNLLSRSSDEYNISKLGFHKRTTRPDGDYATDKAYRCSCHDMHIFDSVGNGASSVVHRAIYVPVHRVLALKKINIFDKEKRQQILNEIRTLSAASCYPGLVEFQGVFYTPDSGEIYFALEYMDGGSLADIIRVKKFITEPVLSHMLQKVLLALRYLHEVRRLVHRDIKPANLLLNLKGDTKITDFGVSSGLHDSVTMCATFLGSVTYMSPERIRNENYSYAADIWSLGLTALECATGRYPYDVNGGEADLMLQILEDPSPTPPQHMHSEEFCSFIDACLQKDADARPTCDQLLSHSFIKKYEGPGVDLAEYNKSVHDPAERLSQIAHMLAVHYYLIFDGGDDQWRHMKSFYGQDSTFRGNTCR, encoded by the exons ATGGCTGGACTGGAGGAGCtgaagcggaggctgcagcccaTCTTCTTCGACGCCGATGGCAATGTTgtgccgccccccgccgccgacGGGACGTCCGACGACTCCAGCTCTGACGACTGCGAG GTTTTGGATGGTGGAACTGTCAATTTATTGAGTAGGTCCTCTGATGAATATAACATCAGTAAGCTTGGCTTCCATAAACGAACAACCAGACCAGATGGGGACTATGCTACAGATAAGGCATATCGATGTTCTTGTCATGATATGCATATTTTTGATTCTGTTGGTAACGGTGCAAGCAGCGTTGTCCATAGAGCTATTTATGTACCAGTCCATCGAGTTTTGGCACTCAAGAAAATCAACATTTTTGACAAG GAAAAGAGACAACAAATTCTTAATGAGATTAGAACGTTATCAGCAGCATCTTGTTATCCAGGTTTAGTTGAATTCCAAGGAGTTTTTTATACCCCGGACTCTGGAGAAATATACTTTGCTCTTGAGTATATGGATGGTGGTTCATTAGCAGATATTATCAGGGTCAAGAAATTCATAACAGAACCAGTTCTTTCACATATGCTACAGAAAGTGTTGCTA GCTCTGCGCTACTTGCATGAAGTGAGGCGTTTAGTTCACAGAGATATAAAGCCAGCAAATTTGCTGCTAAATCTAAAGGGTGATACGAAAATTACAGACTTTGGTGTATCTTCTGGATTGCATGATTCAGTTACCATG TGTGCTACCTTCCTGGGCAGTGTCACATATATGTCTCCTGAGAGAATTCGGAACGAAAATTACTCATATGCTGCTGATATCTGGAGCCTTGGACTAACAGCATTGGAGTGTGCAACTGGAAGATACCCATATGATGTAAATGGGGGCGAGGCCGACCTCATGCTGCAG ATATTGGAAGATCCATCGCCAACACCACCGCAACATATGCATTCAGAAGAGTTTTGCTCGTTCATCGATGCTTGCTTGCAGAAAGATGCTGATGCAAGACCAACATGTGATCAG CTTTTGTCTCATTCCTTCATCAAGAAATACGAGGGACCTGGTGTGGACTTGGCAGAGTACAACAAAAGTGTTCATGATCCAGCGGAAAGATTATCACAGATAGCACAT ATGCTTGCTGTACATTACTACCTGATCTTTGACGGTGGTGATGACCAATGGCGTCACATGAAGTCATTCTATGGACAAGATTCTACTTTCAG GGGAAACACATGTCGGTAA
- the LOC109736155 gene encoding mitogen-activated protein kinase kinase 3 isoform X1 — protein sequence MAGLEELKRRLQPIFFDADGNVVPPPAADGTSDDSSSDDCEVLDGGTVNLLSRSSDEYNISKLGFHKRTTRPDGDYATDKAYRCSCHDMHIFDSVGNGASSVVHRAIYVPVHRVLALKKINIFDKEKRQQILNEIRTLSAASCYPGLVEFQGVFYTPDSGEIYFALEYMDGGSLADIIRVKKFITEPVLSHMLQKVLLALRYLHEVRRLVHRDIKPANLLLNLKGDTKITDFGVSSGLHDSVTMCATFLGSVTYMSPERIRNENYSYAADIWSLGLTALECATGRYPYDVNGGEADLMLQILEDPSPTPPQHMHSEEFCSFIDACLQKDADARPTCDQLLSHSFIKKYEGPGVDLAEYNKSVHDPAERLSQIAHMLAVHYYLIFDGGDDQWRHMKSFYGQDSTFSFSGETHVGKSDIFDTLSRIREMLKGNSRCEKIGRVMEKVYCRAHGEEGMSVRVSGSFIMGNEFLVCADGFCAEGMLSIVELSPDILSKQAGHFQEDFFMEPGTAMGCYVISRQELHIGVS from the exons ATGGCTGGACTGGAGGAGCtgaagcggaggctgcagcccaTCTTCTTCGACGCCGATGGCAATGTTgtgccgccccccgccgccgacGGGACGTCCGACGACTCCAGCTCTGACGACTGCGAG GTTTTGGATGGTGGAACTGTCAATTTATTGAGTAGGTCCTCTGATGAATATAACATCAGTAAGCTTGGCTTCCATAAACGAACAACCAGACCAGATGGGGACTATGCTACAGATAAGGCATATCGATGTTCTTGTCATGATATGCATATTTTTGATTCTGTTGGTAACGGTGCAAGCAGCGTTGTCCATAGAGCTATTTATGTACCAGTCCATCGAGTTTTGGCACTCAAGAAAATCAACATTTTTGACAAG GAAAAGAGACAACAAATTCTTAATGAGATTAGAACGTTATCAGCAGCATCTTGTTATCCAGGTTTAGTTGAATTCCAAGGAGTTTTTTATACCCCGGACTCTGGAGAAATATACTTTGCTCTTGAGTATATGGATGGTGGTTCATTAGCAGATATTATCAGGGTCAAGAAATTCATAACAGAACCAGTTCTTTCACATATGCTACAGAAAGTGTTGCTA GCTCTGCGCTACTTGCATGAAGTGAGGCGTTTAGTTCACAGAGATATAAAGCCAGCAAATTTGCTGCTAAATCTAAAGGGTGATACGAAAATTACAGACTTTGGTGTATCTTCTGGATTGCATGATTCAGTTACCATG TGTGCTACCTTCCTGGGCAGTGTCACATATATGTCTCCTGAGAGAATTCGGAACGAAAATTACTCATATGCTGCTGATATCTGGAGCCTTGGACTAACAGCATTGGAGTGTGCAACTGGAAGATACCCATATGATGTAAATGGGGGCGAGGCCGACCTCATGCTGCAG ATATTGGAAGATCCATCGCCAACACCACCGCAACATATGCATTCAGAAGAGTTTTGCTCGTTCATCGATGCTTGCTTGCAGAAAGATGCTGATGCAAGACCAACATGTGATCAG CTTTTGTCTCATTCCTTCATCAAGAAATACGAGGGACCTGGTGTGGACTTGGCAGAGTACAACAAAAGTGTTCATGATCCAGCGGAAAGATTATCACAGATAGCACAT ATGCTTGCTGTACATTACTACCTGATCTTTGACGGTGGTGATGACCAATGGCGTCACATGAAGTCATTCTATGGACAAGATTCTACTTTCAG TTTCTCAGGGGAAACACATGTCGGTAAGAGCGACATATTCGATACTTTGTCAAGAATAAGGGAAATGCTAAAAGGTAACAGCCGTTGCGAAAAGATTGGCCGTGTGATGGAGAAGGTTTACTGCCGTGCACATGGGGAAGAAGGGATGAGTGTTCGAGTTTCTGGATCATTCATTATGGGGAACGAGTTCCTCGTGTGCGCAGATGGGTTTTGTGCTGAAGGGATGCTAAGCATCGTCGAACTCTCTCCCGACATTCTCAGCAAGCAGGCAGGCCATTTCCAGGAAGATTTTTTCATGGAGCCAGGGACTGCCATGGGATGCTATGTGATATCAAGGCAAGAATTGCACATTGGCGTATCATGA
- the LOC109736155 gene encoding mitogen-activated protein kinase kinase 3 isoform X2: MAGLEELKRRLQPIFFDADGNVVPPPAADGTSDDSSSDDCEVLDGGTVNLLSRSSDEYNISKLGFHKRTTRPDGDYATDKAYRCSCHDMHIFDSVGNGASSVVHRAIYVPVHRVLALKKINIFDKEKRQQILNEIRTLSAASCYPGLVEFQGVFYTPDSGEIYFALEYMDGGSLADIIRVKKFITEPVLSHMLQKVLLALRYLHEVRRLVHRDIKPANLLLNLKGDTKITDFGVSSGLHDSVTMCATFLGSVTYMSPERIRNENYSYAADIWSLGLTALECATGRYPYDVNGGEADLMLQILEDPSPTPPQHMHSEEFCSFIDACLQKDADARPTCDQKYEGPGVDLAEYNKSVHDPAERLSQIAHMLAVHYYLIFDGGDDQWRHMKSFYGQDSTFSFSGETHVGKSDIFDTLSRIREMLKGNSRCEKIGRVMEKVYCRAHGEEGMSVRVSGSFIMGNEFLVCADGFCAEGMLSIVELSPDILSKQAGHFQEDFFMEPGTAMGCYVISRQELHIGVS; the protein is encoded by the exons ATGGCTGGACTGGAGGAGCtgaagcggaggctgcagcccaTCTTCTTCGACGCCGATGGCAATGTTgtgccgccccccgccgccgacGGGACGTCCGACGACTCCAGCTCTGACGACTGCGAG GTTTTGGATGGTGGAACTGTCAATTTATTGAGTAGGTCCTCTGATGAATATAACATCAGTAAGCTTGGCTTCCATAAACGAACAACCAGACCAGATGGGGACTATGCTACAGATAAGGCATATCGATGTTCTTGTCATGATATGCATATTTTTGATTCTGTTGGTAACGGTGCAAGCAGCGTTGTCCATAGAGCTATTTATGTACCAGTCCATCGAGTTTTGGCACTCAAGAAAATCAACATTTTTGACAAG GAAAAGAGACAACAAATTCTTAATGAGATTAGAACGTTATCAGCAGCATCTTGTTATCCAGGTTTAGTTGAATTCCAAGGAGTTTTTTATACCCCGGACTCTGGAGAAATATACTTTGCTCTTGAGTATATGGATGGTGGTTCATTAGCAGATATTATCAGGGTCAAGAAATTCATAACAGAACCAGTTCTTTCACATATGCTACAGAAAGTGTTGCTA GCTCTGCGCTACTTGCATGAAGTGAGGCGTTTAGTTCACAGAGATATAAAGCCAGCAAATTTGCTGCTAAATCTAAAGGGTGATACGAAAATTACAGACTTTGGTGTATCTTCTGGATTGCATGATTCAGTTACCATG TGTGCTACCTTCCTGGGCAGTGTCACATATATGTCTCCTGAGAGAATTCGGAACGAAAATTACTCATATGCTGCTGATATCTGGAGCCTTGGACTAACAGCATTGGAGTGTGCAACTGGAAGATACCCATATGATGTAAATGGGGGCGAGGCCGACCTCATGCTGCAG ATATTGGAAGATCCATCGCCAACACCACCGCAACATATGCATTCAGAAGAGTTTTGCTCGTTCATCGATGCTTGCTTGCAGAAAGATGCTGATGCAAGACCAACATGTGATCAG AAATACGAGGGACCTGGTGTGGACTTGGCAGAGTACAACAAAAGTGTTCATGATCCAGCGGAAAGATTATCACAGATAGCACAT ATGCTTGCTGTACATTACTACCTGATCTTTGACGGTGGTGATGACCAATGGCGTCACATGAAGTCATTCTATGGACAAGATTCTACTTTCAG TTTCTCAGGGGAAACACATGTCGGTAAGAGCGACATATTCGATACTTTGTCAAGAATAAGGGAAATGCTAAAAGGTAACAGCCGTTGCGAAAAGATTGGCCGTGTGATGGAGAAGGTTTACTGCCGTGCACATGGGGAAGAAGGGATGAGTGTTCGAGTTTCTGGATCATTCATTATGGGGAACGAGTTCCTCGTGTGCGCAGATGGGTTTTGTGCTGAAGGGATGCTAAGCATCGTCGAACTCTCTCCCGACATTCTCAGCAAGCAGGCAGGCCATTTCCAGGAAGATTTTTTCATGGAGCCAGGGACTGCCATGGGATGCTATGTGATATCAAGGCAAGAATTGCACATTGGCGTATCATGA